Below is a window of Camelina sativa cultivar DH55 chromosome 11, Cs, whole genome shotgun sequence DNA.
aataaaaaaagactttttttttctttttattttttcttttgaacaaaaCCTTGATTATTAAAATGTAAAAGACAAATTTAATAAACACAACAACATACCACCAAGCTGTTTGATACGATAGTCGATAGAAAACACAAATGCAAGATGATAGATATATAGTTGCGGTGGTGGATTAGAGAAACCAAAGGATAGCTAAAACGAGATAAAGCATAAGAAGAGGTATTCTCACGAGTGATTGATTGCAACAGAGCGCACCGGCTTGACCACCAAACTAACTTTGATCATCTCTTGAAGGAGAGAAGCAAGCAATCTCTCCGTGTTTCTTAATTAGCGGGTATGGACTTCGAGGCGCATATGTCCTGATAACCCATCTGTAGTTCTCCTTACTAGGGATGTCGTGTAGTCGCGACAGTTGGCCCTGAAGCTAATGTGGAAGATGGCATTCATAGACTTGAAGAATCGGAGACGGCGGctcagtatcatcatcatcttgagtAGTTGTTACTCGGGTTTGCACAAGTATCTTTGGCAGGAAAGAATGAGATCCAGCCTCGCAAACTTAGAAAAGTGCAAAGTGGGTATACAGAAGAAGCCAATCATTTTTAGCAATGTGTCCTCGTCCTGAACCTCGTATAGAATCTCtgatcatcatcagcttcttcttcttctggtggtcCCGACAAAAAGGTAGGCATAGAGTACTTTATtgataaatcctaaaaaaacaaattttgtgaAAGAAGACTTTATTTTAAGGCCCATGAAAGCCCAATAAAGTAGACTTAGATTGAGAGTCATTCAGATGATTCGGTTTTCTCAGTTAAATAAAACCCGAGAGACTCTTCATCATCAGCCTTGTTGAACAAagcagaccaaaaaaaaagaagtgtcaTCTGTAAAATCAAAATTCTCCGATTCATTCATTGATCAGATCAGCCATGGAACTAGACGACGAGGTGAATTCGATTTGCTTGTGTCTGTGTGCTATAAATAACTTCGATGGCTATTGATTTCTAATGTATCAGAGACTAATTGCTTTCAtaaagttttacttttttttttttttttttttttttttttttttttttaNATCTTTTACCACCGtaggtgtttgtttgtttatgccTTAGAAACTTGTCGAATCAATTtggggaaaaaggaaaaaactttaAGCCGTATTGCTGCATGCTACTAGAGTTGATTCCTCCTCGGTATCTTCTACATTCCAAAGCATCCTATGTGGTTTGAAATTTTAGAAGATGTAAGGGTTTCTGATATGAGTTCATTGGCAATGCCACATCATGAGCTTGTTTAGTAATTCAGTTATAaaagttgtgatttttataGAGAGAGAGGGCATTAAGAGAATTTGGAAGATTTGAGaatggtttttggtttgggGATGCTTTTTGCATTCACCATTAGTGTTCTATGAATACTTACTTAAaagtcttttcctttttgattcTGTGTTTACAAACCTTATCAATTAGTGTCTTTCTTCACAATTGTGTCtgctcttttttttgtattggatTAGTTTGAACTGAAAACTGCTCCTGCTGATTTCCGGTTCCctacaacaaaccaaaccatgCACTGCTTTTCTCATCTTTAGGCCATCATTAGTTTTGATCACTTGTTGACATTCAAAGATCCTTCTGCAGGTGTACAACTGCGAAAGGTTTGCCAAGTATTACCGCGCTCTCTGTCCTGGAGAATGTGTTGGTCTCCATTAGTCTTTTGCGTGATACACATATCAACACTCCTCTACTTTGTGATTCGTCCAACAATGTTTGTCGCGTATCTTAACGCAGGTTGAGAAGTGGAACGAGCAGAGGGAGAGTGGGAATTTTCCAGGTCCTCTTTGAACCAGGCTGGTTCATCCATGAATCTTGATGATGAGGCAATCAAATTCCACAATGATGGTACATGTGTGTTTGAAGACCACTAATACTTATTTTTTGTAAAgctgaaataataataatgaaatgataAGTATACGTttaattttggatttattttgAGACAAAGTCATCATCAATGTTCattaaataaacttaattagCAAATAAATGGAATGCTTCCAATTTTGTTTCACTTATAAAGGAACTCCAATTCGAGACAAACTCTTAACTCAAAACAATTAAGTTAAATTTGGGAAATATGATTACTTTCAcgtttatataattaatgtattaTAGCTTCGATGACATTGGTCATTCATCATCAATGTCGTGATTATCgcttttataaattatattcaacGCAAAATACTACTAATAAGTACAGAACATGGAAtcctaatttatattttcttcctCTTGACATAGCGACTCGAATACACAGGTGACAGGTTCGTCGAGActctctttagttttttttttttttttggctttattcCGATTTCGATTTCTGTTGACTAAGTTTCTTATACGGGTGAccataaatatttaataaataacaatttttgtttggGAATTTCGTACAAACCAAATCCAATCATAGCTTCTAATTTTTTCTAGTGGTGGCGTGGACTCTTAATCCCTGGTTAAACCCTAATTGTACTTGCTTTGCAAAACCTAATATCTTCCTACACAAGTTTCAAACTCTCTTTGACGAAAGATTAACAAAGCTTGActtttgctattttttattatatacagaCGTTTCGTCTTCTTGTGTATGATTAAGAACTTATGGGTTCGAAAGAAAAAGTCGATGGTGAAAAAACTCTAGACAAGAGTAAGGATATGCTCTCACAGCTTCAACAGAGGGTTGATAGAATCAGTTCAGAGTTGCAAACGTCAGGATCATCCGCAGAAACTTCACCTGATGTTCAAAACATCTACAACGAAATCAAACAACTCCTCAAGACGACTACCAAGCCTCTCCAAGTTCCGAGTCATGCGTCGCCACATATTCGAGACGGTAtcctaaaactttttaaaaccaatGCCCCATTCGTTTGATTGATATCCCATCCCCTTTCTCTTGTGttgaagtagtttttttttgggggggtttGCAGAGCTTGACACAGTGTTTGCTGTTGAGGAAGTTGGACATTCGTGCGACTTATGTCAGAGAGATCTTGCTACTGATCCAGAGCGGCCTAATGTTTCCTTGCGCAGCTTACAAGAGGCGTGTGTGTTGTCTTGTGGTCATGTCTACCACTTTAAGTGTTTGAAAGGCACCACTCTTGATATTGATAACCATTCTAAAGATCCTTCTTGCGTTTTCTGCATTAGCTGAATCATTAAACTACAAAATCCTATCCCTTGTCGATTTTGTTTCAAATACTTTTAAAGTCTTGTTTTCACAATGCCAATGGAGTTACATACAAATACCAGAGTGTTACTCTGAAATCaatcaagaaataatttttttacatccCTTCAATCCTCTTGAAAGGTTAAGTAACTTTACATATGGCATGTATAGAAAACAGGAACCACGCCGCATGGTATAGCTTCTACAGCCAGAAGTGAATCATAGCCTGtttcaagaaacagaaaacatgtttttagtttcaaatatCATTTAGGCATCCTTACCAAGTTAGCAAGAGCAAAGAATGATTTACCTCTTGAATTGAGTTAAGGGCTCGATCCTCTTCTACATGATACACAGGTTTAGATTGATGCAGTTCTGATCTTAAACTTCTCATCTCTGACTGCATTGCATTAAGCTGTTCTCTAATCTCCTTAAGCAAACTCAAATGTTCTCCCTTGATACTCGTATCTCTTGGCGGCCTACTCACTCTTCTTTCGTAATTACTACTACTCACCATCTTGCCTCTAACCTGTGATTCTTTCTATAGACAACATAAGCACCTGATCAAACCACGtaagcaaaaaaagaagagattaaaGTTCACTTGGCAATGATTGACTTACATTTCTTTCTTCGTGATCCTCTTCTTCCGAGATGATTGTAAGGCTTTCCTTCGTCGTCCTAGGAACCTCAAAGATGTCTTGAACATTTTTGGGAGACAGAATCGGTGTCTCTATAGAAGTATCTTTCACAGAGTATCTTTCAgggttcttcatcatctccattATCGTACTGACATCACTCTTAGCTGACTCAAGGATAGTATTGCTAACCTGTGACACCAACGCATGTGACAAAGACTCACGCCTAAGCAAAGGGAACTTAGATTCCTTCTGAACCTCNTTGAATCTGAAATCTCTCTAACATGCTCATCTATTCTCCTGATCTGATCCCAATAAGCATTCAAGTCTTCACGAGGAGATAAAGAACTCTCAACAAgacctttcttctcttcaaagcTTTCACCACTAACATCAGACAAAAGTAAGCTTCTTTCACTAGGTATGCCATCAAATGGACTCTGCAACATAAAACGAAAGACATAGCTTTAGCTAATTTTGATCTAACAATGTCTtcaaaaaacatgaaaacagaaAGCTTTATATAGCCAtggaatcagttttttttttcagttataaccaaaatctcaaaactttaaattaccGATAGATTTCTCTTCATCTTGGTTTTTTGATTCCCGCGAGAGGTATCACCGTAAAAGATGAGATTTTCAGGGAACCTGTTCTCAATCACAGCCGGATCAGAGCAACCAAGGCTGAGTAGTTTACACCTATAAGCCTGAACCTGAAACCCAAGAGACGCAATCTCCATTTCCTTCTGATAAATCAGATCTTCGAAAAGGGCAAGAGATGTCTCTGCGTGACACATCTTCTCCTCAGCCATTCTCTTGTACTGACTAGCCTCCATCTCCAACGCAGCTTTCTCACCTTGAAGCCGTAGAATCATTGATAAAGCCTCGCTCGCTGCAGATGAAGAAGCTTCACGTTCAGCGTCAAGCTCTTGG
It encodes the following:
- the LOC104726346 gene encoding uncharacterized protein LOC104726346; translated protein: MGSKEKVDGEKTLDKSKDMLSQLQQRVDRISSELQTSGSSAETSPDVQNIYNEIKQLLKTTTKPLQVPSHASPHIRDELDTVFAVEEVGHSCDLCQRDLATDPERPNVSLRSLQEACVLSCGHVYHFKCLKGTTLDIDNHSKDPSCVFCIS